A stretch of the Macaca mulatta isolate MMU2019108-1 chromosome 14, T2T-MMU8v2.0, whole genome shotgun sequence genome encodes the following:
- the CHRNA10 gene encoding neuronal acetylcholine receptor subunit alpha-10 isoform X1 — MGLRSHHLSLGLLLLFLLPAECLGAEGRLALKLFRDLFANYTSALRPVADTDQTLNVTLEVTLSQIIDMDERNQVLTLYLWIRQEWTDAYLQWDPNAYGGLDAIRIPSSLVWRPDIVLYNKADAQPPGSASTNVVLRHDGTVRWDAPAITRSSCPVDVAAFPFDAQRCGLTFGSWTHGGHQLDVRPRGAAASLADFVENVEWRVLGMPAQRRVLTYGCCSEPYPDVTFTLLLHRRAAAYVCNLLLPCVLISLLAPLAFHLPADSGEKVSLGVTVLLALTVFQLLLAESMPPAESVPLIGKYYMATMTMVTFSTALTILIMNLHYCGPSARPVPAWARALLLGHLAQSLCVQERGEPCGQSRSPELSPSPQSPKGGGGPPAGPCHEPRCLCHQEALLHHVATIANTFRSHRAAQRCHEDWKRLARVMDRFFLGIFFSMALVMSLLVLVQAL, encoded by the exons ATGGGGCTCCGGAgccaccacctcagcctgggcctTCTGCTTCTGTTTCTACTCCCTGCAG AGTGCCTGGGAGCTGAGGGCCGGCTGGCTCTCAAGCTGTTCCGTGACCTCTTCGCCAACTACACAAGTGCCCTGAGACCTGTGGCAGACACAGACCAGACTCTGAATGTGACCCTGGAGGTGACACTGTCCCAGATCATCGACATG GATGAACGGAACCAGGTGCTGACCCTGTATCTGTGGATACGGCAGGAGTGGACAGATGCCTACCTACAATGGGACCCCAATGCCTATGGCGGCCTGGATGCCATCCGCATCCCCAGCAGTCTTGTGTGGCGGCCAGACATCGTACTCTATAACAA GGCGGACGCGCAGCCGCCAGGCTCGGCCAGCACCAACGTGGTCCTACGCCACGATGGCACCGTGCGCTGGGACGCACCGGCCATCACGCGCAGCTCGTGCCCCGTGGACGTGGCGGCCTTCCCGTTCGACGCCCAGCGCTGCGGCCTGACGTTCGGCTCCTGGACTCACGGCGGGCACCAACTGGATGTGCGGCCGCGCGGCGCTGCCGCCAGCCTGGCGGACTTCGTGGAGAACGTGGAGTGGCGCGTGCTGGGTATGCCGGCGCAGCGGCGCGTGCTCACCTACGGCTGCTGCTCAGAGCCCTACCCCGACGTCACCTTCACGCTTCTGCTGCACCGCCGCGCCGCCGCCTACGTGTGCAACCTGCTGCTGCCCTGCGTGCTCATCTCGCTGCTTGCGCCGCTCGCCTTCCACCTGCCCGCCGACTCGGGCGAGAAGGTGTCGTTGGGCGTCACGGTGCTGCTGGCGCTCACCGTCTTCCAGCTGCTGCTGGCCGAGAGCATGCCGCCGGCCGAGAGCGTGCCGCTCATCG GGAAGTACTACATGGCCACTATGACCATGGTCACATTCTCAACAGCACTCACTATCCTTATCATGAACCTGCATTACTGTGGTCCCAGTGCCCGCCCAGTGCCAGCCTGGGCTAGGGCCCTCCTGCTGGGACACCTGGCACAGAGCCTGTGCGTGCAGGAAAGAGGGGAGCCCTGTGGGCAGTCCAGGTCACCTGAGTTATCCCCTAGCCCCCAGTCTCCCAAAGGAGGAGGTGGCCCCCCAGCGGGCCCTTGCCACGAGCCACGATGTCTATGCCACCAGGAAGCCCTACTGCACCATGTAGCCACCATTGCCAATACCTTCCGCAGCCACCGAGCTGCACAGCGCTGCCATGAGGACTGGAAGCGCCTGGCCCGTGTGATGGACCGCTTCTTCCTGGGCATCTTCTTCTCCATGGCCCTGGTCATGAGCCTCCTGGTGCTGGTGCAGGCCCTGTGA
- the CHRNA10 gene encoding neuronal acetylcholine receptor subunit alpha-10 isoform X2, whose product MPAQRRVLTYGCCSEPYPDVTFTLLLHRRAAAYVCNLLLPCVLISLLAPLAFHLPADSGEKVSLGVTVLLALTVFQLLLAESMPPAESVPLIGKYYMATMTMVTFSTALTILIMNLHYCGPSARPVPAWARALLLGHLAQSLCVQERGEPCGQSRSPELSPSPQSPKGGGGPPAGPCHEPRCLCHQEALLHHVATIANTFRSHRAAQRCHEDWKRLARVMDRFFLGIFFSMALVMSLLVLVQAL is encoded by the exons ATGCCGGCGCAGCGGCGCGTGCTCACCTACGGCTGCTGCTCAGAGCCCTACCCCGACGTCACCTTCACGCTTCTGCTGCACCGCCGCGCCGCCGCCTACGTGTGCAACCTGCTGCTGCCCTGCGTGCTCATCTCGCTGCTTGCGCCGCTCGCCTTCCACCTGCCCGCCGACTCGGGCGAGAAGGTGTCGTTGGGCGTCACGGTGCTGCTGGCGCTCACCGTCTTCCAGCTGCTGCTGGCCGAGAGCATGCCGCCGGCCGAGAGCGTGCCGCTCATCG GGAAGTACTACATGGCCACTATGACCATGGTCACATTCTCAACAGCACTCACTATCCTTATCATGAACCTGCATTACTGTGGTCCCAGTGCCCGCCCAGTGCCAGCCTGGGCTAGGGCCCTCCTGCTGGGACACCTGGCACAGAGCCTGTGCGTGCAGGAAAGAGGGGAGCCCTGTGGGCAGTCCAGGTCACCTGAGTTATCCCCTAGCCCCCAGTCTCCCAAAGGAGGAGGTGGCCCCCCAGCGGGCCCTTGCCACGAGCCACGATGTCTATGCCACCAGGAAGCCCTACTGCACCATGTAGCCACCATTGCCAATACCTTCCGCAGCCACCGAGCTGCACAGCGCTGCCATGAGGACTGGAAGCGCCTGGCCCGTGTGATGGACCGCTTCTTCCTGGGCATCTTCTTCTCCATGGCCCTGGTCATGAGCCTCCTGGTGCTGGTGCAGGCCCTGTGA